Proteins encoded together in one Solanum lycopersicum chromosome 7, SLM_r2.1 window:
- the LOC138337258 gene encoding protein neprosin-like isoform X1 — translation MPIKRNEFRMDQRTIQQTLLMLYFMLSYNRVEGQKNLSKFENAELEKQLKILNKPAVKTVKTKYGDTYDCVDFYKQRAFDNPLLKDHNFHPKMKSTLSTIKKDSTFSSTTNRSWTIWSKDGGCPFGTIPVKRMTKDDLVRLTHMPPPEDITFTDEYDVSNNNSRPNGRYVSSQGYKVAIAQISYNPHNKFAGAGMSSALYNPQVNGQQHSGSRLKIHKGSDILQAGWRVDPTLYGDTKTRFFIHFQIIRSTKLHTWITKTSPQQNNCNKNTSFITNVKVELTAYTI, via the exons ATGCctataaaaagaaatgaattcAGGATGGATCAAAGAACGATTCAACAAACGTTATTgatgttatattttatgttaagtTATAATAGGGTGGAAGGGCAAAAAAATCTATCCAAATTTGAGAATGCGGAGTTAGAGAAACAACTAAAAATTTTGAACAAACCAGCCGTCAAAACAGTAAag ACTAAATATGGAGATACATACGACTGCGTAGATTTCTACAAACAACGTGCATTTGATAACCCATTATTGAAGGATCATAATTTTCATCCTAAG ATGAAATCTACTTTATCTACAATCAAGAAAGATTCAACCTTCTCATCAACAACTAATAGGTCATGGACAATATGGTCAAAAGATGGAGGATGCCCTTTTGGAACTATTCCTGTTAAGAGAATGACAAAAGATGATCTTGTAAGATTAACTCATATGCCTCCTCCAGAGGATATCACATTCACCGATGAATATGATGTT AGCAACAATAATAGTAGGCCAAATGGAAGATATGTATCTTCACAAGGATATAAG gttGCAATAGCTCAAATTTCATATAATCCACATAACAAGTTTGCGGGAGCCGGAATGAGTTCTGCTTTGTACAATCCTCAAGTTAATGGACAGCAACACAGTGGATCTCgactaaaaattcataaaggATCAGATATCTTACAAGCTGGTTGGAGA GTGGACCCAACGTTATACGGGGATACTAAAACTAGATTTTTTATACATTTCCAG ATCATCAGAAGCACCAAACTACACACATGGATTACAAAAACAAGCCCTCAACAAAACAATTGTAATAAGAATACGTCCTTTATTACAAATGTAAAAGTAGAATTGACTGCTTATACTATATGA
- the LOC138337258 gene encoding protein neprosin-like isoform X2 — protein MPIKRNEFRMDQRTIQQTLLMLYFMLSYNRVEGQKNLSKFENAELEKQLKILNKPAVKTVKTKYGDTYDCVDFYKQRAFDNPLLKDHNFHPKMKSTLSTIKKDSTFSSTTNRSWTIWSKDGGCPFGTIPVKRMTKDDLVRLTHMPPPEDITFTDEYDVSNNNSRPNGRYVSSQGYKVAIAQISYNPHNKFAGAGMSSALYNPQVNGQQHSGSRLKIHKGSDILQAGWRVDPTLYGDTKTRFFIHFQINYVWSCQKQRRNNGDVRMSN, from the exons ATGCctataaaaagaaatgaattcAGGATGGATCAAAGAACGATTCAACAAACGTTATTgatgttatattttatgttaagtTATAATAGGGTGGAAGGGCAAAAAAATCTATCCAAATTTGAGAATGCGGAGTTAGAGAAACAACTAAAAATTTTGAACAAACCAGCCGTCAAAACAGTAAag ACTAAATATGGAGATACATACGACTGCGTAGATTTCTACAAACAACGTGCATTTGATAACCCATTATTGAAGGATCATAATTTTCATCCTAAG ATGAAATCTACTTTATCTACAATCAAGAAAGATTCAACCTTCTCATCAACAACTAATAGGTCATGGACAATATGGTCAAAAGATGGAGGATGCCCTTTTGGAACTATTCCTGTTAAGAGAATGACAAAAGATGATCTTGTAAGATTAACTCATATGCCTCCTCCAGAGGATATCACATTCACCGATGAATATGATGTT AGCAACAATAATAGTAGGCCAAATGGAAGATATGTATCTTCACAAGGATATAAG gttGCAATAGCTCAAATTTCATATAATCCACATAACAAGTTTGCGGGAGCCGGAATGAGTTCTGCTTTGTACAATCCTCAAGTTAATGGACAGCAACACAGTGGATCTCgactaaaaattcataaaggATCAGATATCTTACAAGCTGGTTGGAGA GTGGACCCAACGTTATACGGGGATACTAAAACTAGATTTTTTATACATTTCCAG